A genomic stretch from Pontibacter liquoris includes:
- a CDS encoding aldose epimerase family protein: protein MKIGKLIVPCLMLLMAAACNSQTDKASADAVVKTGNTESKLKASLDPGNFARELDGKQVQLYFLKNRNGLEMAVTNYGAKVVSLLVPDKQGQFADIVLGFDDLDGYLKANEPYFGAAIGRYGNRIAHGKFTLNGKPYTLATNNASNHLHGGTKGFNAQVWDAKQVNDQTIEFTRLSPDGEEGYPGNLQVKMVYSLTDDNEFKITYAAETDQPTVINLTHHSFFNLHGAGNGSINDHVLMINADKYTPVDNTLIPTGQIANVVGTPMDFNRPTAIGKRVAEDFEQLKFGKGYDHNWVLKDSSNPNKLAATVWEPGSGRYMEVYTTEPGLQFYGGNFLDGKDKGKGGKPYNFRSAFCLETQHFPDSPNQPAFPSTLLQPGEKYEHTAVYKFSVK, encoded by the coding sequence ATGAAGATTGGAAAATTAATCGTTCCGTGTCTGATGCTTTTGATGGCCGCCGCCTGCAACAGCCAAACAGATAAAGCCTCCGCAGATGCAGTAGTAAAAACAGGTAACACGGAAAGTAAGCTCAAAGCCTCACTGGATCCAGGCAATTTCGCCAGGGAGCTTGACGGCAAGCAGGTGCAGCTTTACTTCCTGAAGAACAGGAACGGGCTGGAGATGGCCGTTACCAACTATGGCGCAAAGGTCGTGTCGTTGCTTGTGCCGGACAAGCAGGGGCAGTTTGCGGATATAGTGCTGGGGTTTGATGACCTGGATGGCTATCTGAAGGCCAACGAACCTTATTTTGGAGCAGCGATCGGGCGCTACGGAAACCGCATTGCGCACGGGAAATTTACACTGAACGGAAAGCCGTATACCTTAGCAACCAATAACGCATCAAACCACCTGCACGGGGGCACAAAAGGCTTTAATGCGCAGGTATGGGATGCCAAACAGGTGAACGACCAGACGATCGAGTTCACGCGCCTTTCGCCGGATGGCGAAGAAGGGTACCCGGGCAACCTGCAGGTTAAGATGGTTTATTCTCTGACAGATGACAATGAGTTTAAAATTACCTACGCAGCAGAAACCGATCAGCCAACGGTTATCAACCTGACGCATCACTCCTTTTTTAACCTGCACGGGGCCGGCAACGGAAGTATAAACGATCATGTGCTGATGATCAATGCCGACAAGTATACGCCTGTAGATAACACGTTGATCCCCACCGGGCAAATTGCAAATGTTGTAGGAACCCCGATGGACTTTAACAGGCCTACCGCGATAGGCAAAAGAGTAGCAGAAGACTTTGAGCAATTAAAATTCGGGAAAGGCTACGACCATAACTGGGTGCTGAAAGACAGCAGCAACCCTAATAAGCTGGCAGCAACGGTGTGGGAGCCCGGGAGCGGCCGGTACATGGAAGTATACACCACGGAGCCCGGGCTGCAGTTCTATGGTGGCAACTTTCTGGATGGCAAGGACAAAGGAAAAGGAGGCAAGCCTTATAACTTCAGATCCGCCTTTTGCCTCGAAACGCAACACTTCCCCGATTCACCCAACCAGCCCGCTTTCCCATCTACCCTCCTGCAGCCGGGAGAGAAGTATGAGCACACCGCTGTTTATAAGTTCTCTGTAAAGTAA